GCAAGCTCGATTGCTACGGCCAGGTTTCAGCGCAGTTTCACAGACCGCCCATTCGGCAGCGTGTGTAACGTGTGTGAAAGACTGTGGCCTAACTTTGATGAAACACTGTGTGCATAGCCTTTGCAAAACCAAGCCAAACAGACCTTTCGCTCCTGATAACTAGGTTTACAAGAGTTAAACCTTAGCCAATTTTTTTAATTACACTTGATGATATTGTGTCTAAAACTGATCATCTGTCACTGATAGTTAGCTGTCTCTTTTTTGCGTTAGTCAGTACTGGCAGTTTGCCTAATTATACCGCAAAAATAAATATTCTTGCTGTAAATATAGGCGTCTGCGTTTGATTGTTCGATTCGATACCTCCTATGCGTATTCGGCGAACCCTGCTCATCCGGTTATCTTTCACTGCGCTAGCACTCGGTCCCACGGAATCCCTGTGGACTTCTGCGTGCTTCACGCCTCATGTCAGCTAATTAGATAAGGAAAACCTGTCAAAGTAGGCAAcgctattcgttttgaaagcaaacggTAACCTCCCATAAACGAATACAACGTTTTATTCGGCAGTTTAAACAACGCTGCAGGTCACTGTTCGACGCTTAAGTAAATTTAAGGACAGAAAATTGTAATAAACAcagattagaatagttttacgttatacggccttTGTTCATCTATCATAATTTTAGCCACAACAGCAACGGACAACATACGGTATACCAGCTACGACAACTGCGGACAAAATGGTCTTCTGCGTAGGCTCTCAGTGCGCGAAATATGCTACCGATATGTACACTTTCATTTCAAGCATAACCACAGCAGAGACGCGATCCAAATTTGAACATCCCAGCAAAGCGTAAAAGCGCTTTTCTGAAGGCACTGTCTTGCTGGGCGAGTTACCCCAACTTTTTCTTATCTGGTATGTCTGTTTCTAGACTCTTTCGTGTGCAGAACCAATGGGTGTGCGCAGTCTGAAGACGTGGGCCGACCGATCACGAGGATAGCGCGGTCAAAAATTTTAAGCAGTCCGAGGCTCCTCTTACTCCTCTCGCGCGAGAGGCGACGGGATGGAGTGTAGCGCGCAGTGACTTCGCCCCTTTCTCATTCGCAACTAGCTCAGCAAGACATTGTCTTTCATCGATGTCAACTAGAGGTTGAATCGTcgtccaactttttttttccttcaagcgGTACGTTACCTGGATGATGGCGTTCCACACGCGCCTCCTGTAGAAGAGAAGCTGCCGCTTCCCCTTGCGGGAATCCGTGACGTAGAAGCAGACGGAGACAATGGCCGCCGCTAGCTTCGTGCACCACGTGACCATGGCGCGCAGCCACGGAAGCTTCTTGTTGCCCTTCGTGCTCGCCATTCGCTGCAGCCACGGGACCTGGTCAGCGCGGAGCTCAGCCGCGAACGCGGCTGTGTTGAGCACCTCGCCCTTCTTCATCCGAGCCACTGAAGCAGCCCGGCTGATGACTTTCCTCGAGTTCGTCTTCGAACCAAACAGTTCCACCGGGATCAACTTCCGCAGGGCCGCATGCGTGAACCCAGAGACGGCACTTACTGGCACGTGGTCTTTCACGAGATCGGACAGAGAAGCCAGCAGCAAGAGATCTccgtcgtcgacgtcgtcgttGCATGTGACCTCACCGGCTTCGCCACCGTTTTGTGACGGACAGTGCTCCGTCAGAAGTCTGCCGTACCTGCAGGACCTGTGGTTCTTCAAGAGTTGCCTCAGGGCGCGCAGCAGGTAGGCGTGGTGACGGACTTCGACGGGGCAGTCCGGCCACGCGGCGAATACCTTGTCCGCGAGCTTCTTGGCGCTTTCCAGGTTCGAGGGGCTCCCGAGCATGAAGCGGCTCTCCACCCTCCTGCGATCGGATACGTACAGCATGGTCCACGCGTGAAACCTGTAGGCGTCTTCTCTCGCCTGGCTGCGCGCGACGGCTTTCGGGTCGTGACGTCGCGCCCTCTTCGCCTTGAGCGCCCTCAGACGGGAGAACGACACACCGGCAGGTCGCTTCCGACCGCCAGTTTCATTTTCGGCCGCGTGGTGGTCGGTGGCTGACGAAGTCGAAGAAACGGGATTCACGCCGTTTGAACATTGGCTGTCGCCGCCCTTCGTCGTCCCGGAGCCAACGGTGCTGCCACAAGGCGTCGCTGCTTGACCTCTTGAGTGCAGCGCCTTGTTTTCCACTCGCGGTGCCGAGGAAGACGCTGCTGCGTCAGACCTCTCAGTGCTTGGCAAAGCGTTGGCCTTGACTCCAGACGCCGGCGGCCCGATCCACTGGACAAAAGTATCCCTATCGGCGCGTTCGAAAATGTAGTAACCCAGTAGCAGTGCGGCGGTGCAGTGAGGACCTAGCACGGCGAAGAGTTCACGAAACGCTGCTCTTTCGAACAGAATGCTTCCGAAGCAACCGTGTCGGTACCAGGAGAAGGAGAAGACGTCGCCCCGGCACTTCCGCTGAATCAGGGACGTAAGGGTGCGGCGGAAGTTGTCGTAATTGGCGACCGACTCAGCGCTTAACTTGGACAGTTCGTCGGATGCCTCTATTGGGAAGCTTCGGGGCACGACAACGAACAGGTCGGTGAGATCGTGCAGCAGGGCGCAGGCATCAACTTGCACGCGCGACAAGCCTAGCCGCCCGAGGGCGCCCGTGAGCGTCGACGCTCTGTCGCCGTACAGCAAGGTGAATACCTTGGGAACCTTGCACGTGTCACTCCTGCAGAATGGAGAACAGATGCAGCAAAGGGAGTTGCACTGGGAAGAGGGTCAAAGCATTCATATAAGAAGGGCTCGCAGCAAAATCactgctatttatttatttatttatttatttattttattgcgatagccggTTGTACTCTAAACGCGGTCCTCGTTGACATGTCTTTCATAATGTAACCTTGCGAATATCCCACGCGTTGTGAAAATAGGTTTAGACGAAGCTTTGGTGTTCGGACAAAAATGGTATTATCGTTTAGCGAACATCTGCACGTATAGACCACACGACGAAGTGTGACACCTTTTTACTCAGAAACACCTCGTTCATCGCAGATTTGTGGTGCTCCAGCACCGCGGACACGGCCGAGAGAAACCAGAGTCTACGCACACACTACAAATCTTATGTATTTGACATCTTGCTTATTTACGGTATTTACTCGCGTAAGGCCCGCTCACTAGCAGAGCCCACACGCCAAGGTTGCGGTGCGAAAATTTAGAGAAAATAAAGGTTTCAGGAAATTTCGCGCGCGTACCCGCACTTCATAGTTAACTTCCGCATGCCACTGGTAGACGGCACTTCTTGTTCTGCATGCCGACGGTCACATtatcgtagccatcatcgccgtATCGCGCATTCGGCACCAAACCGAAACTTTGGTCGGTTTGTGGTTAGGCCAGCTAGGCTTAACCACAACGCGTCGGTTAGGCCTAGCTGGTGGGTGCGGCGTGTGGCAAGCCGTTGCGGGGAGTTCACCCTTAAGACGTTTAAGAGTTAATGTACATGCTCTCCTTTGCGATAAATGGGAGCATACACAGGTGCTCTAGCATGTACCAGTAGACCACATCGGCGTGAGATTAAGTGCACGGGCAGGACCGACGGCCACGTCAGTGTCGCCAACTGTAGGGTAATTATCACACAGTAGGGTGTTTTCGGCATTTTTCGCTGCTTGATAGGGCCACTGCGCCGTCCGACAATTTTTCGGAGAATACTGGAGCGTGTAATTCTCTGCCCTTAAATTTTGAATGACCACGACGCAATGCCTGGCAAACTTGAACAACGTACAAAAGCTGGTTTCAATTAAACAAAGAATACGATGTTCAAGCAATACACCAGGCGTCCCAAGTAACTTGCGAcaaatttaaaaaatatgcaagtgccaagTAGCTGAAGAAGACAAAATGTAAGCCAGGCTATTTGTGTACTTCTCATGATTACATAATTGCTCGTTATTAATTATTCAACAGTTCAAATGTTATTTTCGGAGCGAAAGTGTCGATTAGAGCACTGTTTATCCCTCTCACCCTGCTCTATTCGCGATCCAGCCTTGTGTTTGtcgatacatgctacataaaagttttctttttttttttcaagccttaAAGAAAGCCCCAGAGAATACGGAAAGTGTTGCATGACTACTCGCACTGCACTTTTTGACAACAGTCCCACGGCCATGTCGAACTCCAAGCCACTTGGCCAACGCCAGCTCTACGGTCCTGGGTCGCCATCCTTAACACTGTTTTAATGCAATGTTACCAATTATTGGAAGGAAAGTAACGTAAATGTAATTGATTATATTTTAGTAATTgctcagttactttcgtgctaCATTACTTGGTCACTGTGATCAATTACATTTTTAACGAAGTAATTGCGAAGGGTTCATTTATTTCTCTAACGTGCGCAAGTCTGAAGCATACCAATGCAGTACCAAGAAGCAGAAAGGCGAGTTGCCGTGTTATTGAGTGCCTTTTAGCAAGTAAATGGTTGTTATTGATGAATTATTATATTTACAGATTAGGCTACTCAGCCTTGAAATAAAAATGATGCTTAGTTCTGATATGAATGCGACATGAGCACATTTCGCGTATTTTCGCTCATATATTCGCTGATATTCacttattctatctatctatctatctatctatctatctatctatctatctatctatctatctatctatctatctatctatctatctatctatctgtctgtgtctgtctgtctgtctgtctgtctgtctgtctgtctgtctgtctgtctgtctgtctgtctatctatctatctatatagcTATCTATCATTCATATTTTGAAGGCCCGTGGGTACTACAGAAAAGAGTGGTAGAACAGAACATGATATCCACTACAATAACAAGCAAGATTTAACAGTTGGCGCTACTGTGGCGTCCACTGCGATTATGTACGCTTAATCGCAGTGGACTGTGCATAGAACAATGATAATAAACTGAGAACGCCTCCCGTGCAATCAAATTTTCCTGTGTTGTGGCAAGTACGTGAATTAAAACGGTAACGCTCCGAATTGTATTATGAGCGCTcaaagcaaaaaaacaagaaTTATTCCAAGGCACGTTGGACTCAATACCTTGAGGCAGTCGAAACAAGAGGTACACATTTAATGGCACAGAAAACCGCATACCCGACATGCTCCTCGCACATAGCCACCGTCGTGACGGTTTGTTACAGAGTTCTGAAGGGGTAAGAGCTATCTCCTGTTACCGAGAAAAACAAAGGAGACACAGGGAAAAcaaggggaatgcgggagatggaaatttaacacgatgagcaaaacgaggacaaggtaaaagcgggagccaacgttgcGAGAAGTGGACTTGTCTCTTTTAAGGAGACATAAGATAGACCTATCTCAAGCTGctacgtcgtcatcatcatcatcagcctggttacgcccactgcagggcaaaggcctctcccatacttctccaactaccccggtcatgtactaattgtggccatgttgtccctgcaaacttcttaatctcgtccgcccacctaactttctgccgccccctgctacgcttcccttcccttggaatccagtccgtaacccttaatgaccatcggttatcttccctcctcattacatgtcctgcccatgccccatttctttttcttgatttcaactaaggtgtcattaactgcTACAGTACAAAAAGCTGCTACTTAGCAGCTTTTTGTTCTTGTTCTCGCATTCATAATGTGCAGATGCTGTAATGAATGTCAAataagttgattgattgattgattgattgattgattgattgattgattgattgattgattgattgattgattgattgagtgagtgagtgagtgagtgagtgagtgagtgagtgagtgagtgagtgagtgagtgagtgagtgagtgagtgagtgagtgaggcaTGCGCAATCTCGTATCGCTTCCTCAGAAAACGCACACGCGCCGACTTCAAATATCCGCTCACCTCCATCAGGCCCAAATGAGATTAATTATCATATTGAACTAATGTTCCATTCGCGCTTTCAGTATAAAGTTTTGCATCACTGGAGCATAATAATTCCCCCAGAAAGCGAAAACGTCGCTTTTCTGCGTTGCACAGCACGTCATCCACTTTCGGGAATAGGAAGCCAAGGAGGCGCTTAATGGCGGCGCGGTCGCGTGTTCAAAAATGGCAGCGTCCATGCCACAGCGCTATAAACGGTCATAACGGTGATGGCAAAATTGCCTCGAGTGTCCGTATAGTTATAATCATATTTGCTGACATTTTTGCTGACGAACGCGGACAAGAAAAgtgccgaccaactagaggctaacagcttccctgtaaaactGCCTCATGCAAGAACACATGGGGATCGGGGTTAAGACGAACATATGAAGTAAAcaagatctctctctctccctcttgcaAACTTTCTGGATGTCACATTCCTGTGCCGACAATCCAGTTTATCCAAAACAAGAAAATTTCCCGAAGGAAAGCAAGTAATGCACAAAAGACAAGTTAAACGTCGTATGCACATAGAAAAATCTATGAACAATTTTGGCGCCGCTGACGTCACGGAGACGGCGACGCTGTGCTCACATTCCGtgctgtgaaaaaaagaagaaaaaaaacctgtTTACTAATAAGAACTAGGCCATCACGAGCCACTTACACGCCCGCTCAGTCCGATTCAAACGGGCCGCCAAGCTCATTTTGGCGCGAAACTCGCGATACTTCGGCCAGGCCTGTTGCAGTCAGTACCCACCTTCGAACCGGTACAGACGTCGTAGGTGCACTTTTCTCGGTGCTGTCTCGACAAGCATTCTTGTCCACTTGCATCTGCGCCGAATTATCGCCACACTGAGGCAGTACAAACAGTGATGATTCTCAGTACGGCAGTTGCAAGGAGCACGGTGGACAGGCCAGCAGCAGGGTAACAGCAACGTCATAAATGGGCAACGTGCCATGCGGTCGCGTAGCATGGCGGAGTTTCGAAATAAATTCATAGATGGCGGTACCTGTCCTGTCGCTGGTCCGGCTGGGCGGCTTGCGCTGTTTGCGATGCATTCGGGAGCGGCGGCCGCGACGGTCGAGGGCTATTCTGAATTCGGTGGAAACATTTCGCCGTCATATTTGCCCGGTAATCCACCTGTTCACAATTTTACAGAGGTTATGCGTTATGGGATCTTTTTGTCTGTCTTGGCGGCCCGTAATGATTGCCGAAACGTGCGCCCTCGTGGCCTAACGGATAAGGCATCGGTCTCCTAAACCGGGGattgcgggttcgaatcccgccgAGGGTACTGTCACCTAGACTGACTTGTTTTGTAAATATAAGGTACAGACACTTGCATTCCGGAGATATTTTACAGCTCTTGCATCCTTTTCTCGTAGGTGTGGGATGTGGGGTTCCTTGGAATCTGTCTTTGCAAAGCCTAATATCACTTCAACCCATACCCTAAACAAATGTTTGCATGTATTGTTGACTATCTCGTCCTTATAATAATCTTTTGAGCAGGTATGCTTGAAAATGAAATTTTCGG
The nucleotide sequence above comes from Dermacentor andersoni chromosome 10, qqDerAnde1_hic_scaffold, whole genome shotgun sequence. Encoded proteins:
- the LOC126543822 gene encoding telomerase reverse transcriptase-like, whose translation is MQVDKNACRDSTEKSAPTTSVPVRRSDTCKVPKVFTLLYGDRASTLTGALGRLGLSRVQVDACALLHDLTDLFVVVPRSFPIEASDELSKLSAESVANYDNFRRTLTSLIQRKCRGDVFSFSWYRHGCFGSILFERAAFRELFAVLGPHCTAALLLGYYIFERADRDTFVQWIGPPASGVKANALPSTERSDAAASSSAPRVENKALHSRGQAATPCGSTVGSGTTKGGDSQCSNGVNPVSSTSSATDHHAAENETGGRKRPAGVSFSRLRALKAKRARRHDPKAVARSQAREDAYRFHAWTMLYVSDRRRVESRFMLGSPSNLESAKKLADKVFAAWPDCPVEVRHHAYLLRALRQLLKNHRSCRYGRLLTEHCPSQNGGEAGEVTCNDDVDDGDLLLLASLSDLVKDHVPVSAVSGFTHAALRKLIPVELFGSKTNSRKVISRAASVARMKKGEVLNTAAFAAELRADQVPWLQRMASTKGNKKLPWLRAMVTWCTKLAAAIVSVCFYVTDSRKGKRQLLFYRRRVWNAIIQVWASGEDILQHADASSGPPRMKGVGRLLPKDEAGGVRLLVTAPIANTLEARFRTLKVFLDSLKGNGGADSLYHRWKAFVAEWKARGKSKVFFVKADIENCFHSVDHGVALEVVGRAFERTEREARVVACTVVTLNAYGRVFKRWRQLFANDVTTMAYDPKNSSPPGRRVAAKAKILVAKTCLLPNMKELKQLLRDYLTKFHFRLHGKTYSLRKGVLQGGHLSADLADVYITAMQRRHLQEFGGASGEILVRATDDFLYVTSDEERARRFRDTFSRGFPDFGLFSNASKVQTNIEDAVDDDEYDVRTPAPIRQRADFCGYVFDMTTLEVFREPMSSFPVEWVVEKPERRAGEALKKYLQPWHLPISPLAMDSMINSRECVIAGVLDSFVALANRFFWSVNAMRYVDEGYVTEVVLGILDSFLVRALRWASGEGMELSVRDEELRYLFLLVFARKADRKASSVGKRLTEVVRRVGKKLAPICDLEHLTACVELALS